In Silene latifolia isolate original U9 population chromosome 3, ASM4854445v1, whole genome shotgun sequence, a single window of DNA contains:
- the LOC141648662 gene encoding scopoletin glucosyltransferase-like translates to MSTRIDEIETKVKIFFLPFIVGSGHLGPMINAARLFATHPQVKVKIITTPRNADLFQNIINHAHEAGHDISFVTVELPTAKVGLPDNIDGILNSTSNEVKAKLFKAIFMLKGTILDILVENRADCLVTDPLYPWALDVSKAVEVPWIVFHSSSLFVLCAQDSLTRFTPHHTVGSDSEPFFLPGLPDRVYFTRSGIPDSFRGQTVGAEFLDAVQRSVEQSYAMMVNSFDELEVSYVDYCKRVLRRKRLFLVGPLHCYSAIKMSDDKHNGDGKIDSTMQWLDSKLPNSVVYVSFGSYAALCREQSHELAFGLESSGKPFVWVARVNLFDENWFPMGFEDRIKKSNQGLIIKEWAPQVSILSHPSVGAFMTHCGWNSILEGLSSGVTMITWPLRAEQFFNESLVVDVLKVGIRVGNEEWMSEDAEPKLNVSKEKVAVAVARMMDGGEEVVGMRKRVEEYMVKCKEAVEVGGSSYQHVYDLVDDLKTLRKSSKSMTS, encoded by the coding sequence ATGTCAACCAGAATTGATGAAATTGAAACCAAAGTGAAGATATTCTTCCTCCCATTTATCGTTGGGAGTGGCCACCTTGGTCCTATGATCAACGCGGCTAGACTCTTCGCTACTCACCcacaagtcaaagtcaaaataATCACTACCCCACGAAACGCGGACCTTTTCCAAAATATCATTAACCATGCCCACGAAGCCGGTCATGATATCAGCTTCGTGACTGTCGAATTACCGACAGCCAAAGTCGGTCTCCCGGACAACATTGACGGGATTCTAAACTCGACGTCGAATGAAGTCAAAGCTAAATTATTTAAAGCGATTTTCATGCTCAAGGGTACTATTCTCGACATCCTTGTCGAGAATCGCGCCGACTGTCTAGTCACCGATCCGCTGTACCCGTGGGCCTTAGATGTTTCCAAGGCGGTCGAGGTGCCGTGGATTGTGTTCCACAGCTCTAGCTTGTTTGTGCTGTGCGCACAAGACAGTCTGACCCGGTTCACTCCTCATCATACTGTGGGTTCGGACAGTGAACCGTTTTTCCTGCCGGGGTTGCCAGACCGGGTGTATTTCACCCGGTCTGGTATCCCGGATTCATTCAGGGGTCAGACTGTTGGGGCTGAATTCCTTGACGCTGTTCAGCGGTCTGTCGAACAAAGCTATGCGATGATGGTTAATAGTTTCGATGAATTGGAGGTTAGTTACGTGGATTATTGTAAACGTGTTTTAAGAAGGAAACGACTTTTTCTCGTCGGCCCGCTTCATTGTTATTCTGCGATAAAAATGTCTGATGACAAACATAATGGAGACGGCAAAATTGATAGTACAATGCAGTGGCTAGACAGCAAGCTCCCGAACTCTGTCGTATACGTGAGTTTCGGGAGCTATGCTGCACTCTGCAGGGAGCAATCCCACGAGCTCGCTTTCGGACTTGAAAGTTCCGGAAAGCCGTTCGTTTGGGTAGCGAGAGTGAACTTGTTCGACGAAAATTGGTTCCCTATGGGATTCGAAGATCGGATCAAGAAATCAAACCAAGGATTAATAATCAAAGAATGGGCCCCACAGGTTTCGATACTTAGTCACCCGAGTGTGGGCGCGTTTATGACTCATTGTGGATGGAACTCGATATTAGAAGGTTTAAGCAGTGGCGTAACTATGATTACTTGGCCTTTAAGGGCAGAGCAATTTTTTAATGAGAGTTTAGTTGTGGATGTGTTAAAGGTTGGGATTCGAGTGGGGAATGAGGAGTGGATGTCGGAAGATGCGGAGCCGAAGCTTAATGTGTCGAAAGAGAaggtggcggtggcggtggcgCGAATGATGGATGGTGGGGAAGAGGTGGTTGGGATGAGGAAAAGGGTGGAAGAGTATATGGTTAAGTGTAAGGAAGCTGTTGAGGTTGGAGGGTCTTCTTACCAACATGTTTATGATTTAGTTGATGATCTTAAAACTCTTAGAAAATCATCTAAATCTATGACTAGTTAG